A genomic segment from Lentimicrobium sp. L6 encodes:
- the atpG gene encoding ATP synthase F1 subunit gamma: MPSLKEVRTRIASVNSTQQITSAMKMVAASKLRRAQNAIVNMRPYANKLNEILQNVSSSANSSEDNVYGEERTLNKVLLIAVTSNRGLCGAFNANIIKKTRHLMVENFSDLHRNGNVDVITVGKKASEAFAKLGDRHVGSYDDFWDDLKFETIYPLAEELLSKFKKKEYDRIVVVYNMFKNAATQLVTAEQLLPVLQTEKAEGAAESNYLFEPSKEEILGSLIPTILRMQFYKTLLDSFASEHGARMTSMQQATDNAQEMLRDLKLKYNKARQAAITGEILEIVGGAEALKNA; this comes from the coding sequence ATGCCAAGCTTAAAAGAAGTAAGAACGAGGATAGCCTCTGTAAATTCGACCCAGCAAATTACCAGTGCCATGAAAATGGTGGCCGCAAGTAAGTTGCGTCGGGCTCAGAATGCTATTGTCAATATGCGCCCTTATGCCAATAAGTTGAATGAGATATTGCAAAATGTTTCCTCGAGTGCAAATTCTAGTGAAGATAATGTATATGGTGAGGAGAGAACTTTGAATAAAGTGCTTTTAATTGCCGTTACTTCAAATAGAGGCCTTTGTGGAGCTTTTAATGCTAATATCATTAAGAAAACTCGCCATTTAATGGTAGAGAATTTTAGCGATTTACATCGGAATGGAAACGTGGATGTGATAACCGTTGGAAAGAAAGCCAGTGAAGCTTTTGCAAAATTGGGAGATCGCCATGTGGGTTCTTATGATGATTTCTGGGATGATTTAAAATTTGAAACTATATACCCTTTGGCTGAGGAGCTCTTAAGCAAATTCAAAAAGAAAGAATACGATAGGATTGTAGTGGTTTATAATATGTTCAAGAATGCAGCTACACAATTGGTAACTGCAGAACAGTTATTACCTGTTCTGCAAACAGAGAAAGCAGAAGGTGCAGCAGAATCTAATTACCTTTTTGAGCCTTCAAAAGAAGAAATTTTAGGAAGCTTAATTCCAACGATTTTAAGGATGCAGTTTTATAAAACTTTGCTTGACTCATTTGCCTCAGAACATGGAGCTCGTATGACTTCTATGCAACAAGCTACGGATAATGCTCAGGAGATGTTGCGTGATCTTAAACTCAAATACAATAAAGCGCGTCAGGCTGCCATTACTGGTGAAATTCTGGAAATTGTAGGTGGTGCTGAGGCTTTAAAGAACGCCTAA
- the atpA gene encoding F0F1 ATP synthase subunit alpha, which yields MAQIKPAEVSAILRQELAGFKDEAQLEEVGTVLQVGDGIARVYGLTNAQAGELVEFEKGGLKGIVLNLEEDNVGIVLLGDADTITEGDTVKRTKLISSINVGEGMLGRVIDTLGAPIDGAGPIEGKTYEMPLERKAPGVIYRQPVTEPLQTGIKAIDAMIPIGRGQRELIIGDRQTGKSTIAIDTIINQKEFYDRGEPVYCIYVASGQKGSTVANTMQVLKEKGALAYTVIVSSTASDPAAMQYYAPFAGAAIGEYFRDTGRPALVVYDDLSKQAVAYREVSLLLRRPPGREAYPGDVFYLHSRLLERAAKVIDNDKIASQMNDLPASLKDIVKGGGSLTALPIIETQAGDVSAYIPTNVISITDGQIFLESDLFNSGIRPAINVGVSVSRVGGNAQIKPMKKVAGTLKLDQAQYRELEAFAKFGSDLDEATLSVLEKGKRNVEILKQNLFSPMKVEHQVAIIFCGTKGLLKDVPVNKISDFQADYIHHLETNHADTLKTIAAGKYTDDITKVLTDTAALVSERFK from the coding sequence ATGGCTCAAATCAAACCCGCTGAAGTATCAGCAATATTAAGACAAGAGTTAGCAGGTTTTAAAGATGAAGCACAATTAGAAGAGGTAGGTACTGTTCTCCAAGTAGGAGATGGTATTGCTCGCGTTTATGGTCTTACCAATGCTCAAGCTGGCGAGTTGGTCGAGTTTGAAAAAGGTGGCCTTAAAGGTATTGTATTGAATCTTGAAGAAGATAATGTTGGAATTGTATTATTAGGTGACGCTGATACCATTACAGAAGGTGATACGGTGAAAAGAACCAAATTAATTTCTTCCATCAATGTAGGTGAGGGAATGCTCGGCCGTGTGATTGATACCTTGGGTGCACCAATCGACGGTGCAGGTCCAATTGAAGGGAAAACCTATGAAATGCCTTTGGAACGTAAAGCGCCAGGTGTAATTTATCGTCAGCCTGTAACTGAGCCATTACAAACAGGTATTAAAGCTATTGATGCCATGATCCCTATCGGGCGTGGACAACGTGAGCTAATCATTGGTGACCGTCAAACAGGTAAGTCAACTATTGCAATTGATACCATTATCAATCAAAAAGAGTTTTACGATAGAGGGGAGCCTGTATATTGTATCTATGTAGCTTCTGGACAAAAAGGTTCTACAGTGGCTAATACCATGCAGGTTTTAAAAGAAAAAGGAGCTCTTGCTTATACCGTAATTGTTTCTTCTACGGCCTCTGATCCAGCTGCGATGCAATATTATGCTCCATTTGCTGGTGCTGCCATTGGTGAGTATTTCCGTGATACTGGAAGACCAGCATTAGTGGTTTATGATGATTTATCTAAACAAGCGGTTGCTTATCGTGAAGTATCATTATTATTAAGAAGACCTCCAGGGCGTGAAGCTTATCCTGGTGACGTTTTCTATCTTCACTCAAGATTATTAGAACGTGCTGCTAAGGTGATTGACAATGATAAAATTGCCAGTCAGATGAATGATTTGCCTGCAAGTTTGAAAGATATAGTAAAAGGAGGAGGGTCTTTGACTGCACTTCCTATTATTGAAACGCAAGCTGGTGATGTTTCTGCATATATTCCTACCAACGTGATTTCTATTACTGATGGTCAGATTTTCTTAGAGTCTGATTTGTTTAACTCCGGTATTCGCCCAGCGATTAATGTGGGAGTTTCAGTATCTAGAGTTGGGGGTAATGCTCAAATTAAACCAATGAAAAAAGTGGCGGGTACTTTGAAGTTAGATCAAGCTCAATATCGTGAATTAGAAGCTTTTGCAAAGTTTGGTTCCGATTTGGATGAGGCTACTTTATCCGTATTAGAAAAAGGTAAGAGAAACGTAGAAATCTTAAAACAAAATCTATTCTCTCCAATGAAAGTGGAGCATCAAGTGGCTATCATTTTCTGTGGAACTAAGGGATTATTGAAAGATGTTCCTGTGAATAAGATTTCAGATTTTCAGGCGGATTACATACATCATTTGGAAACCAATCATGCCGATACCTTGAAGACTATTGCTGCTGGAAAATACACCGATGATATTACAAAGGTGTTAACAGACACTGCAGCACTTGTATCAGAGAGATTTAAATAG
- the atpH gene encoding ATP synthase F1 subunit delta, with protein MNQTRLANRYAKALFELALEQKKLEKVGEDMFLISQTIAENKELENMLKSPVIKLAKKENVMNSLFGKNTDPISLRFMMLVAKKSREEYLAYFAKEFTNIYNDYKGLIDAWVSTSGSIDKEVKADIMALLKKISGKTVVLHENVNADLLGGFIVKVGDYQYDASTRTLMRKLKEDFSRDLFVGKV; from the coding sequence ATGAATCAAACACGCTTAGCAAACAGATACGCCAAAGCGCTTTTTGAGCTTGCTCTGGAACAGAAAAAGTTGGAAAAAGTTGGTGAAGATATGTTTCTAATTTCTCAAACTATTGCCGAGAATAAAGAGCTAGAAAACATGCTCAAAAGCCCGGTGATTAAGTTGGCGAAAAAGGAAAATGTGATGAATAGCCTTTTTGGTAAAAATACTGATCCCATCAGCCTTCGTTTTATGATGTTGGTGGCAAAAAAGAGTAGAGAAGAATATTTGGCATATTTCGCTAAAGAATTCACCAATATATATAACGATTATAAAGGTCTTATTGATGCATGGGTTTCTACTTCTGGTTCTATCGATAAAGAAGTGAAAGCTGATATCATGGCACTCCTCAAAAAGATTTCTGGTAAAACAGTGGTATTGCATGAGAATGTAAATGCTGATTTATTAGGTGGTTTTATCGTAAAAGTAGGCGACTATCAATACGATGCCAGCACACGTACTTTAATGAGGAAGTTAAAAGAAGATTTTTCGAGAGATCTTTTTGTAGGAAAAGTTTAA
- the atpF gene encoding F0F1 ATP synthase subunit B, with protein sequence MELVSPGFGLIFWMLVSFSILLFITFKFIWPAILGGLKEREEEIASSLEEAKKAREEMKALQSDNQALIKEAKNQRDEILKEAKALKDDILKEAKQQATLEGQQLVEESRKRIQQEKVAAITELKNEVADLSISIAEKLIKTELSADTKKKDLMDKLIKEADKQLN encoded by the coding sequence ATGGAATTAGTTAGTCCCGGTTTTGGATTGATATTTTGGATGTTGGTATCCTTCAGCATATTGCTGTTCATCACTTTTAAGTTCATTTGGCCTGCTATTTTAGGAGGATTAAAAGAACGTGAAGAAGAAATTGCCAGTTCTTTAGAGGAAGCTAAAAAAGCTCGTGAAGAAATGAAAGCACTTCAGTCTGATAATCAGGCTTTAATTAAAGAAGCTAAAAATCAGCGTGACGAGATTTTAAAAGAAGCCAAAGCTTTAAAAGACGACATTTTGAAAGAAGCCAAACAGCAAGCTACTTTGGAAGGTCAACAATTGGTAGAAGAATCAAGAAAACGCATTCAGCAAGAGAAGGTGGCTGCTATTACCGAGTTGAAAAACGAAGTAGCAGACTTATCTATCAGTATTGCAGAGAAATTGATTAAGACAGAATTATCTGCCGATACTAAGAAGAAGGATTTGATGGATAAGTTGATTAAAGAAGCTGACAAGCAACTAAACTAA